The Choristoneura fumiferana chromosome 10, NRCan_CFum_1, whole genome shotgun sequence genome has a segment encoding these proteins:
- the LOC141431565 gene encoding metallophosphoesterase 1-like isoform X2 gives MKEIKALRKSSMRWCRGSISCSQFLRGLPCMQLLGIMILDSITGEMKIYNCAGRITPQLAGRFERRLRAAPARLASVRGAHFVLLNSMALQGDGCSLCARAVAEIDKIADILKCSNGSKLCKGKTKLDKYTKPILIQHFPLYRASDSQCTEPDAAPLPERDSLFVERWDCLSKESTEYLVESLRPRLAFGAHTHHSCVARHSFVPTPDHKIEFLEYTVPSFSWRNRLDPKYYLLTVSGEEASVSKCELPREWTLQVTALLMLIALVVYLRYFNSKQNAFNNKHLSGKKV, from the exons ATGAAGGAGATAAAAGCTCTGAGAAAGAGTTCAATGAGGTGGTGCAGAGGTTCCATCAGTTGTTCACAGTTCCTGAGGGGACTACCTTGTATGCAGTTGCTGGGAATCATGATATTGGATTCCATTACAG gagagatgaaaatataCAATTGTGCGGGTAGGATAACGCCGCAGCTGGCAGGGCGGTTCGAGCGGCGGCtgcgcgcggcgccggcgcggctGGCGAGCGTGCGCGGCGCGCACTTCGTGCTGCTCAACTCCATGGCGCTGCAGGGCGACGGCTGTTCGCTTTGCGCACGCGCCGTCGCCGAGATCGACAAAATAGCTG ATATTCTGAAGTGTAGCAATGGATCAAAATTATGCAAAGGCAAAACCAAACTCGACAAATATACTAAACCAATTCTTATTCAG CACTTTCCCTTATACAGAGCTTCAGACAGTCAATGCACGGAGCCCGACGCGGCTCCACTGCCAGAAAGAGACAGCTTGTTTGTAGAGCGATGGGACTGCTTGTCGAAGGAGTCGACAGAATACCTCGTGGAAAGCCTGCGCCCGCGCCTCGCGTTCGGTGCGCACACGCACCATAGTTGTGTTGCCCGGCACAGCTTCGTGCCTACCCCCGACCATAAGATAGAGTTCCTGGAATACACAGTTCCTTCTTTCTCTTGGAGGAATCGATTGGATCCTAAGTATTACTTG TTAACAGTAAGCGGCGAGGAGGCAAGTGTGTCCAAGTGTGAACTGCCTCGCGAGTGGACGCTGCAAGTGACTGCGCTACTAATGCTAATTGCTCTCGTGGTATACCTTCGCTACTTCAACTCCAAGCAAAACGCCTTCAACAACAAGCATTT
- the LOC141431680 gene encoding GATOR2 complex protein WDR59-like, with amino-acid sequence MVNPIQVINKTKGFKKRSSKSGLSWQNQDRWQLWEHSTRISLRKCHSSNSSEKAEKMILSLSNGTSPYSTVNQFSEIADGWTTVRSSSCSEADPLAAERPEPEDCVLDDATGHQYHCFKRVYADILHRWQLLYKRTEVMKLVVNKQSSAHVGPELGALCAYCGRATRAAACAPCRRLALRCAVCALGVRGLAAACAYCGHAGHARHMLNWFEKHDTCPTGCGCKCLIDSNAFWKGVKYA; translated from the exons ATGGTTAATCCAATTCAGGTCATCAATAAGACTAAAGGCTTCAAGAAAAGATCATCGAAATCAGGACTGTCATGGCAGAATCAGGACAGGTGGCAACTCTGGGAGCATTCCACGAGAATATCCCTTAGGAAATGCCATTCTTCTAATAGTTCTGAAAAGGCTGAGAAAATGATATTAAGTCTG AGCAACGGCACATCTCCGTACAGCACGGTGAACCAGTTTAGCGAGATCGCAGACGGCTGGACGACGGTCCGCAGCAGCTCGTGCTCGGAGGCCGACCCGCTGGCCGCGGAGCGCCCGGAACCCGAGGACTGCGTTCTGGACGACGCCACTGGACACCAATACCACTGCTTTAAGCGCGTTTATGCCGATATATTGCACCGGTGGCAGCTGCTGTACAAGAGGACTGAG gtGATGAAGCTGGTAGTGAACAAGCAGAGCAGCGCGCACGTGGGGCCGGAGCTGGGCGCGCTGTGCGCGTACTGCGGGCGCGCGACGCGCGCGGCGGCGTGCGCGCCGTGCCGCCGCCTGGCGCTGCGCTGCGCCGTGTGCGCCCTCGGCGTGCGCGGCCTCGCCGCCGCCTGCGCCTACTGCGGACACGCCGGACACGCCAGGCACATGCTCAACTG GTTCGAGAAGCACGACACGTGTCCCACGGGCTGCGGCTGCAAATGCCTGATCGACAGCAACGCATTCTGGAAAGGGGTCAAGTACGCGTAA
- the LOC141431681 gene encoding uncharacterized protein, translating to MSTRRARIKAVASLPVRRKNTEGQLKEEKLKSPETPRQQHCRMRFLKIKSPVNKTASPIQPLQETRPSDVPLTADVLSPSPKNLPSVVRTPKRSEKVPVITSVPRPATNPFVSPLQCYNPARKAVPSPIGLSPLSKTLPVSTEGIERLESPNSSKTSPYVADKAKTDTPCVEQPVIPANSSERRLTLSSLEDYNPPSIPESITDETGMDGIVPLQPTRNIPKPLDLLKSEIISENAPVLFDPIIPLPSPSKVRPKLRPAPRLAPHRRNSVQGSASESEDESRRALLTGGAPTSVPPRQRHDSHTSHSTMHSLPNRYR from the exons ATGTCTACACGGAGAGCTAGAATAAAAGCCGTAGCATCACTGCCCGTAAGGCGGAAAAATACAGAAGGCcaattaaaagaagaaaaactAAAGAGTCCTGAAACACCACGCCAACAACATTGCAGgatgagatttttaaaaattaaatcaccCGTCAATAAAACCGCATCGCCGATACAGCCGCTGCAAGAAACAAGACCTAGTGATGTTCCTTTGACTGCAGATGTACTTTCGCCCTCACCTAAAAACCTACCCTCGGTTGTAAGAACTCCAAAACGCAGCGAAAAAGTGCCTGTAATCACTTCAGTACCAAGACCAGCCACGAATCCATTTGTTTCCCCTCTACAATGCTACAACCCAGCGCGAAAGGCTGTGCCTTCCCCTATAGGGCTCTCTCCACTCTCCAAAACTCTGCCAGTTTCTACGGAAGGTATTGAGAGACTTGAATCTCCGAATAGCAGCAAAACTAGCCCATATGTTGCAGATAAAGCTAAGACTGACACTCCATGTGTGGAGCAACCTGTAATCCCAGCAAATTCCTCAGAAAGAAGACTTACTTTATCATCACTAGAAg ATTACAACCCACCCAGCATTCCAGAAAGCATTACCGATGAAACTGGCATGGATGGTATAGTCCCATTGCAGCCAACACGGAACATACCAAAACCTTTAGACTTATTAAAAAGTGAGATCATATCAGAAAATGCGCCAGTGTTGTTTGACCCCATCATTCCATTGCCTTCTCCGAGTAAAGTGCGCCCCAAGTTACGGCCAGCGCCAAGACTTGCTCCCCACAGAAGAAACAGTGTTCAG GGCAGTGCCAGCGAGTCGGAGGACGAGAGTCGGCGCGCGCTGCTGACCGGCGGTGCGCCCACGTCGGTACCGCCACGGCAGCGGCACGACTCACACACTTCACACAGCACTATGCATTCTTTGCCTAACAGGTATAGATAA